One segment of Synechococcus sp. MU1617 DNA contains the following:
- a CDS encoding 3-deoxy-7-phosphoheptulonate synthase, which yields MATTSDLHVVETRPLVAPAVLHQELPMDAAALETVASARQRIQDILSGRDQRLLVVVGPCSVHDVKAAREYAQRLALIRERLKDQLEVVMRVYFEKPRTTVGWKGLINDPHLDDSYDINTGLRRARGLLLDLSREGMPAATELLDPVVPQYIADLISWTAIGARTTESQTHREMASGLSMPIGYKNSTNGSATIAINAMQAAAKPHHFLGINREGHASIVSTTGNPYGHLVLRGGSQGSNYHLEAVEEAAAELSKAGLQDRLMVDCSHANSNKDFRRQAEVLASVAEQLRGGSNHVMGVMIESHLVEGNQKLNADLTQLTYGQSVTDACISLETTEALLDDLAAAVASRKQTVTA from the coding sequence ATGGCCACCACCTCCGATTTGCATGTGGTGGAGACACGTCCCTTGGTGGCCCCTGCTGTGTTGCATCAGGAGCTGCCCATGGACGCTGCGGCGCTCGAGACCGTGGCATCCGCCCGCCAGCGCATTCAAGACATCCTCAGTGGCCGTGATCAGCGCTTGCTGGTGGTGGTGGGTCCCTGCTCCGTGCACGACGTCAAAGCTGCCCGGGAGTATGCCCAGCGCCTGGCTCTGATCCGCGAGCGCTTGAAGGATCAGCTCGAGGTGGTGATGCGGGTGTATTTCGAGAAGCCGCGCACCACGGTCGGCTGGAAGGGGTTGATCAACGACCCCCACCTCGATGATTCTTACGACATCAATACCGGTCTGCGGCGGGCCCGGGGATTGCTGTTGGATCTCTCCCGTGAGGGGATGCCTGCTGCAACGGAACTGCTCGATCCCGTGGTTCCGCAGTACATCGCCGATTTGATCAGCTGGACTGCGATCGGCGCCAGGACGACGGAAAGTCAGACCCACCGCGAAATGGCCTCAGGGCTGTCGATGCCGATTGGCTACAAGAACAGCACCAACGGCAGCGCCACCATCGCGATCAATGCCATGCAGGCGGCAGCGAAGCCGCATCACTTTCTCGGCATCAATCGCGAGGGTCATGCCTCGATCGTCAGCACCACGGGCAATCCCTATGGCCACCTCGTGCTGCGCGGCGGCAGCCAAGGCAGCAACTACCACTTGGAGGCTGTGGAGGAGGCCGCAGCCGAGTTGAGCAAGGCCGGTCTGCAGGATCGTCTGATGGTGGATTGCAGCCATGCCAACAGCAACAAAGACTTCCGCCGACAGGCGGAGGTCCTGGCCAGCGTTGCCGAGCAGTTGCGGGGTGGCTCCAACCACGTGATGGGCGTGATGATTGAGAGCCATCTGGTGGAAGGCAACCAGAAACTGAACGCCGACCTGACGCAGCTGACCTATGGCCAGAGCGTCACTGATGCTTGCATCAGTCTCGAGACCACCGAAGCTTTGTTGGATGATCTGGCCGCGGCCGTGGCCAGTCGCAAACAGACGGTCACCGCCTGA
- the acnB gene encoding bifunctional aconitate hydratase 2/2-methylisocitrate dehydratase — MLSAYRELATAREAQGVPALPLNAEQTQGLTELLQNPPAGEEEFLLHLLSERIPPGVDEAAYVKATWLSAVAQGDAKSPLVSPLEATRLLGTMVGGYNVAALIELLKHSDAALAGCAAEGLSRTLLVYDAFNEVMDLAADNRFAKQVVDSWAAAEWFTSKPELAESITVTVFKVEGETNTDDLSPATHATTRPDIPIHALAMLETRDPEGLKTIATLKEKGHPVAYVGDVVGTGSSRKSAINSVLWHTGNDIPHVPNKRAGGVILGGKIAPIFFNTAEDSGALPIECDVTELNTGDVITIRPHAGTIERAGSVVSRFDLKPTTISDEVRAGGRIPLMIGRALTDKVRAKLGLTPSDLFIRPSAPADTGKGFTLAQKMVGKACGLTGVRPGTSCEPLMTTVGSQDTTGPMTRDEMKELACLGFSSDLVMQSFCHTAAYPKPVDLQTQNELPDFFAQRGGVALRPGDGIIHSWLNRMLLPDTVGTGGDSHTRFPLGISFPGGSGVVAFAAAIGAMPLDMPESVLVRFSGSLQPGVTLRDVVNAIPWVAIQRGLLTVEKANKQNLFNGRIMEIEGLPDLKLEQAFELTDASAERSCAGCTIKLSEDTVSEYLRSNVALLKNMIARGYSDARTLARRIKEMEAWLANPQLMSADADAEYAEVLEINLDELTEPVVACPNDPDNVKLLSEVAGDPVQEVFIGSCMTNIGHYRAAAKVLEGAGQNTARLWVCPPTRMDEETLKEEGYYATFEAAGSRMEMPGCSLCMGNQARVEDNTTVFSTSTRNFNNRLGKGAQVYLGSAELAAVCAQLGRIPTPDEYRSIAAEKIDPLSDELYRYLNFDQISGFEDQGRVVSADDEATVLAQA; from the coding sequence ATGCTGAGCGCTTACCGCGAGCTGGCCACCGCCCGGGAAGCCCAGGGCGTTCCCGCTCTTCCGCTCAACGCCGAGCAGACCCAGGGACTGACCGAACTGCTGCAGAACCCTCCCGCCGGCGAGGAGGAATTCCTGCTGCACCTGCTGAGCGAACGAATCCCCCCGGGTGTGGATGAAGCCGCTTACGTGAAGGCCACCTGGCTCAGCGCCGTGGCTCAGGGAGACGCCAAGAGCCCCCTGGTGTCACCACTGGAAGCCACCCGCCTGCTGGGAACGATGGTGGGGGGATACAACGTCGCCGCCCTGATCGAGCTGCTGAAGCACTCCGACGCTGCGCTGGCTGGCTGTGCTGCTGAGGGACTCAGCCGAACGCTGCTCGTCTACGACGCATTCAATGAAGTCATGGATCTGGCAGCGGACAACCGCTTTGCCAAGCAAGTAGTGGACAGCTGGGCCGCTGCCGAGTGGTTCACCTCCAAACCTGAACTGGCCGAGAGCATCACCGTGACGGTGTTCAAGGTCGAAGGCGAAACCAACACGGACGATCTGTCGCCGGCCACCCACGCCACCACCCGGCCGGACATCCCTATCCATGCCCTGGCGATGCTCGAGACCCGGGATCCAGAGGGCCTGAAGACCATCGCGACCCTGAAAGAAAAAGGCCATCCCGTGGCCTACGTCGGCGACGTGGTGGGCACCGGCAGCTCCCGCAAGAGCGCCATCAATTCAGTGCTCTGGCACACCGGTAATGACATCCCCCATGTGCCCAACAAACGGGCGGGCGGCGTGATCCTTGGCGGCAAGATCGCCCCAATCTTCTTCAACACCGCTGAAGACTCCGGTGCCCTGCCGATCGAATGCGATGTCACCGAACTGAACACCGGTGATGTGATCACCATTCGCCCCCACGCCGGCACGATCGAACGGGCCGGCAGCGTGGTGAGTCGGTTCGACCTGAAACCCACCACGATCAGCGACGAGGTGCGGGCCGGCGGTCGCATCCCCCTGATGATCGGTCGCGCCCTGACCGACAAGGTGAGGGCCAAGCTTGGACTCACCCCTTCGGATCTGTTCATCCGCCCCTCAGCCCCAGCAGACACCGGTAAGGGCTTCACCCTGGCGCAAAAGATGGTGGGCAAGGCCTGCGGTCTCACGGGCGTCCGACCCGGCACCAGCTGCGAACCGCTGATGACCACCGTCGGCTCCCAGGACACCACCGGCCCGATGACGCGGGACGAAATGAAGGAACTGGCCTGCCTGGGCTTCTCCTCCGACCTGGTGATGCAGAGCTTCTGCCACACCGCCGCCTATCCGAAGCCGGTGGATCTGCAGACCCAGAACGAACTGCCCGACTTCTTCGCCCAGCGCGGTGGCGTGGCCCTTCGGCCCGGTGACGGCATCATCCACAGCTGGCTAAACCGGATGCTTCTGCCCGACACCGTCGGCACCGGCGGCGACAGCCACACCCGCTTCCCACTCGGCATTTCCTTCCCAGGCGGCTCTGGGGTTGTGGCCTTTGCGGCCGCCATCGGCGCCATGCCGCTGGACATGCCGGAATCGGTTCTGGTGCGCTTCAGCGGATCCCTGCAACCGGGCGTCACGCTCCGGGATGTGGTGAACGCCATCCCCTGGGTGGCCATTCAGCGGGGACTGCTCACCGTTGAGAAGGCCAACAAGCAAAACCTGTTCAACGGCCGGATCATGGAGATCGAAGGGCTGCCCGACCTGAAGCTGGAACAGGCCTTCGAACTCACCGATGCCAGTGCCGAGCGCTCCTGCGCCGGCTGCACGATCAAGCTCTCCGAAGACACGGTGAGCGAATACCTGCGCAGCAATGTGGCGCTGCTCAAAAACATGATCGCCCGCGGCTACAGCGACGCCCGCACCCTGGCCCGCCGGATCAAAGAGATGGAGGCCTGGCTGGCAAACCCGCAGTTGATGAGCGCTGACGCTGACGCTGAGTACGCGGAAGTGCTGGAGATCAACCTCGACGAGCTCACCGAACCGGTGGTGGCCTGCCCCAACGACCCCGACAACGTGAAGCTGCTCAGCGAGGTGGCTGGCGACCCTGTGCAGGAGGTGTTCATCGGCTCCTGCATGACCAACATCGGCCATTACCGCGCCGCGGCCAAGGTGCTGGAAGGCGCCGGCCAGAACACGGCGCGCCTCTGGGTCTGCCCCCCAACGCGAATGGACGAGGAGACCCTCAAAGAGGAGGGCTACTACGCCACCTTCGAAGCCGCCGGGTCCCGCATGGAGATGCCGGGTTGCTCCCTCTGCATGGGCAACCAGGCCCGCGTGGAGGACAACACCACCGTGTTCTCCACCAGCACCCGCAACTTCAACAACCGCCTGGGCAAAGGTGCTCAGGTGTACCTGGGCAGCGCCGAACTGGCCGCCGTCTGCGCCCAGCTGGGACGCATCCCCACCCCAGACGAATACCGAAGCATTGCGGCCGAGAAGATCGATCCCCTCTCCGACGAGCTTTACCGCTACCTGAACTTCGATCAGATCAGCGGCTTTGAAGACCAGGGGCGGGTGGTCAGTGCTGACGACGAAGCAACCGTTCTGGCTCAGGCCTGA
- a CDS encoding ClC family H(+)/Cl(-) exchange transporter, whose translation MPALSEPKQRRHLLGSSRSIRRMLERRWLVVVLALALTGLGAAITGLLFTSGINLLRDWRLDLLDEFPAWVVLPALGAIGGMVSAWLITNLSPAAGGAGITHIMGFLRHRSVPMGLRVGLVKLVAGIIAIGSGFPLGPEGPAVQMGGSVAWQMSRWLRAPVAFRRVIVAAGGGAGIAAVFSAPIGGFIYAIEELLHSARPVVLLLVIITTFSADTLADVLGFLGLNPGGGGLNSTIGFQLEREYTPLVRFLPVDLLYLVALGVVIGVLAELYTRYVLTMQRQGNRWFGDRLILRMTLSGFVLGCVYAALPDAFHNPSELKHLIGAGKADISLALASFVVLFFSTGLAAGSGAPGGLFMPMLTLGGAIGLAGGIGVEALTGHVPTTYVFAGMGAFVAGCSRTPISAMFLAFALTKDLLILKPILVACLTSFVIARLFHPHSIYERQMGMELDSEDRMAMKLNRYRRPFTPPSPPSGPTGGPS comes from the coding sequence GTGCCAGCCCTGAGCGAACCCAAACAACGACGCCACCTCCTGGGCTCCAGCCGGAGCATCAGGAGGATGTTGGAACGCCGCTGGCTGGTGGTGGTTTTGGCTCTGGCGCTCACGGGCCTTGGGGCTGCCATCACCGGCCTGCTCTTCACCAGCGGCATCAACTTGCTGCGGGATTGGCGGCTCGATCTGCTCGATGAGTTTCCAGCATGGGTGGTGCTCCCCGCCCTCGGCGCCATCGGCGGGATGGTCTCGGCCTGGTTGATCACCAACCTGTCTCCGGCCGCTGGCGGAGCCGGGATCACCCACATCATGGGCTTCCTACGCCACCGGTCGGTGCCGATGGGGCTGCGGGTAGGCCTGGTGAAACTGGTGGCCGGCATCATTGCGATCGGCTCAGGCTTCCCCCTGGGCCCGGAAGGCCCCGCCGTTCAGATGGGCGGCTCCGTGGCCTGGCAGATGTCCCGCTGGCTGCGGGCGCCGGTGGCCTTTCGCCGGGTGATCGTGGCCGCCGGTGGCGGTGCCGGTATTGCCGCTGTGTTCAGCGCTCCGATCGGTGGATTCATCTACGCGATCGAGGAGCTGCTCCACTCCGCGAGGCCCGTGGTCCTGCTGCTGGTGATCATCACCACGTTCTCGGCCGACACCCTGGCGGATGTGCTCGGCTTTCTTGGTCTCAACCCCGGGGGCGGCGGGCTCAACAGCACCATCGGGTTTCAACTGGAACGGGAATACACCCCCCTGGTGCGCTTCCTGCCTGTTGATCTGCTGTATCTGGTCGCTCTCGGTGTGGTGATCGGTGTGCTGGCGGAGCTCTACACCCGCTACGTGCTCACCATGCAACGACAGGGCAACCGTTGGTTCGGAGACCGACTGATCCTGCGCATGACCTTGAGCGGGTTCGTTCTGGGCTGCGTCTATGCGGCCCTGCCGGATGCCTTCCATAACCCCAGCGAACTCAAGCACCTGATCGGAGCCGGCAAGGCCGACATCAGCCTGGCCCTCGCCAGCTTTGTGGTGCTCTTCTTCAGCACCGGTCTGGCGGCGGGCTCGGGAGCCCCAGGGGGACTGTTCATGCCGATGCTGACGCTGGGAGGAGCCATTGGCTTGGCCGGCGGCATTGGCGTTGAGGCCCTCACCGGCCACGTGCCCACCACTTACGTGTTCGCTGGCATGGGTGCCTTCGTTGCAGGCTGTTCCCGTACGCCGATCTCGGCGATGTTCCTGGCCTTTGCCCTCACCAAGGATCTGCTGATCCTGAAACCGATCCTGGTGGCCTGCCTCACCAGCTTCGTCATCGCCCGACTGTTCCACCCCCACTCGATCTACGAACGTCAGATGGGCATGGAACTCGACTCAGAAGATCGGATGGCGATGAAGCTCAACCGCTACAGACGTCCGTTCACGCCGCCATCCCCGCCATCAGGCCCAACAGGAGGCCCCAGCTGA
- a CDS encoding radical SAM protein produces MLAFPSTYSVGITSLGYQIVWATLAQRSDVDVRRLFTDQGDPMPRHIDLFGLSLSWELDGPVLPELLQNQRIPVWALERGDEDPIVFGGGPVLTANPEPLAPFFDAVLLGDGELLLPAFIDALQNCRQAPRAERLRQLAQVPGVYVPSLYAPQYDPDGELIAVEPIDPAVPALVEKQTWRGNTLSHSTVVTPEAAWPDIHMVEVVRSCPELCRFCLASYLTLPFRTPSLDDGLIPAVEKGLQATKRLGLLGASVTQHPQFSDLLHWLDQDRFDDTRISVSSVRAATVTPDLGRILAKRGSRSLTIAIESGSERMREVVNKKLTTEAIHEAACHAKQGGLSSLKLYGMVGLPTESDDDVEATADLLLALKKGTAGLRFTLGVSTFVPKAQTPFQWQGVRPEAEKRLKRLAKRLKPKGIEFRPESYGWSVIQALLSRSDRRLAPVIAAVGEGRESMGGWKKTYRAALNGELQPMPGPALPPPPPWSRVIHDAWEASTTLPWTHLRGPLAPATLRDHHDQALGVESVPPPG; encoded by the coding sequence GTGCTGGCCTTTCCCAGCACTTATTCCGTGGGGATCACCAGCCTCGGCTATCAGATCGTCTGGGCAACGCTTGCGCAGCGGTCGGATGTGGACGTGCGCCGGCTGTTCACCGACCAGGGTGATCCGATGCCACGCCACATCGATCTGTTCGGGCTCTCCCTGAGCTGGGAACTGGATGGACCGGTGCTGCCGGAGCTGCTGCAGAACCAGCGGATTCCGGTCTGGGCCCTGGAGCGGGGAGATGAGGACCCAATCGTGTTCGGCGGCGGACCGGTGCTCACGGCCAACCCTGAGCCCCTGGCACCGTTTTTTGATGCCGTGCTGCTCGGGGACGGCGAGCTGCTGCTGCCCGCCTTCATCGATGCTCTGCAGAACTGCCGACAGGCACCGCGAGCGGAGCGGCTGCGACAGCTGGCTCAGGTGCCGGGGGTGTACGTGCCGTCGCTGTATGCCCCGCAGTACGACCCCGACGGGGAGCTGATTGCCGTGGAACCGATCGATCCAGCGGTTCCAGCCCTGGTGGAAAAACAGACCTGGCGCGGGAACACCTTGAGTCACTCAACGGTGGTCACCCCCGAGGCCGCTTGGCCCGACATCCACATGGTGGAAGTGGTGCGCAGTTGTCCTGAACTATGCAGGTTCTGTCTGGCCAGCTACCTGACGCTGCCGTTTCGGACACCATCGTTGGATGACGGCCTAATCCCGGCCGTGGAGAAAGGCCTTCAAGCCACAAAACGCCTCGGCCTACTGGGGGCCTCCGTCACCCAGCATCCACAGTTCTCCGACCTGCTCCACTGGTTGGATCAGGACCGTTTCGATGACACCCGTATCAGCGTCAGCTCGGTGAGGGCCGCCACCGTGACCCCTGATTTGGGTCGGATCCTGGCCAAACGGGGCAGCCGCTCCCTCACCATCGCCATTGAAAGCGGCAGTGAGCGGATGCGCGAGGTGGTGAACAAGAAACTCACCACTGAGGCCATCCATGAAGCGGCTTGCCATGCCAAACAGGGCGGCCTCTCAAGTCTCAAGCTCTACGGGATGGTGGGCCTGCCGACGGAATCGGATGACGACGTCGAGGCAACGGCGGATCTTCTGCTGGCGCTCAAGAAAGGAACCGCTGGATTGCGCTTCACCCTTGGGGTGAGCACCTTTGTGCCCAAAGCCCAGACGCCCTTCCAATGGCAGGGCGTCCGACCGGAAGCCGAGAAGCGCCTCAAACGTCTGGCCAAACGGTTGAAACCGAAGGGAATCGAGTTCCGCCCAGAGAGCTATGGCTGGAGCGTGATTCAGGCCCTGCTCTCCCGCAGCGATCGTCGCCTGGCGCCGGTGATCGCAGCCGTTGGCGAGGGCCGCGAAAGCATGGGCGGCTGGAAGAAGACCTACCGGGCTGCTCTCAACGGCGAACTCCAGCCGATGCCGGGACCAGCCCTGCCACCACCGCCGCCCTGGAGCAGGGTGATCCACGACGCATGGGAGGCTTCAACGACCCTCCCCTGGACCCACCTCAGGGGGCCCCTGGCTCCGGCGACGCTGCGGGATCATCACGATCAGGCCTTGGGGGTGGAGTCTGTTCCACCTCCTGGTTGA
- a CDS encoding O-antigen ligase, which produces MTSDRGGQAFRLGLFLLPSSALLSGICLFVACVSGSRGRDRPVWQARWTQPFLLAAVLMLVGALGAETGSLAWAGLGNWLPFFWAFWAFQPHLASEQQRRQAAWMLVAGTLPVLLTGLGQMFLGWQGPWQLGGGAIIWFVAPGGQPQGRLSALFDYANIAGAWLGVVWPLMLAAVLRPDGWWRRGAALMLTLSTVLAVVLTQSRNAMGALALSVPFVMGPIQWFWLLPLLLLLASPLLLVVLPGVPSGLRQLAMALVPEPILDRLLERGGPTAWKHTRLGQWGYALELVAARPWLGWGAAAFSVLYPIYAAKRWHGHSHNLPLELAISHGLPVMLLVVGTVLLLLVVALRRGILQKAPMERAWWTATLVLVAMHATDLPFFDSRLNILGWTLLAGLAAFNQEVEQTPPPRPDRDDPAASPEPGAP; this is translated from the coding sequence ATGACTTCTGATCGCGGCGGTCAGGCCTTCCGGCTTGGCCTGTTTCTGCTCCCCTCCAGTGCTTTGCTCTCGGGCATCTGCCTGTTTGTGGCCTGTGTGAGCGGCAGTCGGGGTCGGGATCGGCCTGTTTGGCAGGCCCGCTGGACCCAGCCATTTCTGCTTGCTGCTGTGTTGATGCTGGTGGGGGCGCTGGGGGCGGAAACAGGATCTCTGGCCTGGGCTGGGTTGGGCAATTGGTTGCCTTTTTTCTGGGCCTTCTGGGCCTTTCAGCCCCATTTGGCCAGCGAACAGCAGCGCCGTCAGGCCGCTTGGATGCTGGTGGCTGGCACCTTGCCGGTGCTGCTCACCGGCCTGGGGCAAATGTTTCTGGGTTGGCAGGGACCCTGGCAACTTGGAGGTGGCGCCATCATCTGGTTCGTCGCTCCCGGTGGTCAGCCTCAGGGGCGACTCTCTGCCCTGTTTGATTACGCCAACATCGCGGGTGCCTGGCTCGGGGTGGTCTGGCCATTGATGCTCGCGGCTGTGCTGCGGCCGGATGGCTGGTGGCGGCGTGGTGCTGCTCTGATGCTCACGCTTTCCACAGTTCTGGCCGTTGTTCTCACCCAGTCGCGCAATGCCATGGGAGCGCTGGCTTTGTCGGTTCCTTTCGTGATGGGCCCGATTCAGTGGTTCTGGTTGCTCCCCCTGCTGCTGCTGCTGGCCTCTCCGTTGTTGTTGGTGGTGCTCCCCGGTGTCCCGTCCGGATTGCGCCAACTGGCAATGGCCTTAGTGCCCGAGCCGATCCTTGATCGACTCCTTGAACGGGGAGGGCCCACCGCTTGGAAACACACCCGTCTGGGGCAGTGGGGGTATGCCTTGGAGTTGGTTGCCGCCCGTCCCTGGCTGGGCTGGGGGGCAGCCGCTTTCAGCGTTCTTTATCCGATCTATGCGGCCAAGCGTTGGCATGGCCATTCCCACAATCTCCCCCTGGAGTTGGCGATCAGCCACGGCCTTCCGGTGATGCTGTTGGTTGTCGGGACGGTGCTTCTGTTGCTGGTGGTGGCTCTGCGGCGCGGAATCCTGCAGAAAGCACCCATGGAACGGGCCTGGTGGACCGCCACACTTGTGTTGGTGGCGATGCATGCCACCGACCTGCCGTTTTTCGACAGTCGGCTCAACATCCTGGGCTGGACGCTGTTGGCCGGTTTGGCTGCCTTCAACCAGGAGGTGGAACAGACTCCACCCCCAAGGCCTGATCGTGATGATCCCGCAGCGTCGCCGGAGCCAGGGGCCCCCTGA
- the purU gene encoding formyltetrahydrofolate deformylase → MSDATVILQMICPDRPGLVSELAGWVAANGGSIRHADHHTDAGAGLFLSRIEWQLQGFGIPRDVLPEAAQALGQRLGGEAQLHFSDELPRVAIFASKQSHCLQDLLWRVQSGELPMQVPLVIANHPDLEPLCASFEVPFICVPVSRDTKAEAEQRMLQLLEENEVELVVLAKYMQVLSRDFLERFPQVINIHHSFLPAFKGAQPYHRAWDRGVKLIGATAHYVTEDLDDGPIIEQTTVPVSHRDEVEDLIRKGRDTERLALARALRLHLRRQVMVYRGRTAVFA, encoded by the coding sequence GTGAGTGACGCCACGGTCATCCTTCAGATGATCTGCCCCGATCGGCCGGGCCTGGTCAGCGAATTGGCGGGTTGGGTGGCAGCCAACGGTGGCAGCATTCGTCATGCCGATCACCACACGGACGCGGGAGCTGGGTTGTTTCTCAGCCGGATTGAGTGGCAGCTCCAGGGATTCGGCATACCCCGGGATGTGCTTCCTGAAGCGGCTCAGGCGCTGGGACAGCGGCTTGGTGGGGAGGCGCAGCTCCACTTCTCAGACGAGTTGCCTCGCGTGGCGATTTTCGCCAGCAAGCAGAGCCACTGCCTGCAGGACTTGCTTTGGCGGGTTCAAAGCGGGGAGCTGCCGATGCAGGTTCCACTGGTCATCGCCAACCATCCCGACCTGGAACCCCTGTGCGCGTCGTTTGAGGTTCCTTTTATTTGTGTTCCGGTTAGTCGGGATACCAAGGCGGAAGCGGAGCAGCGGATGCTGCAGCTGCTGGAAGAGAACGAGGTTGAACTTGTGGTTCTGGCCAAATACATGCAGGTGCTGAGTCGTGATTTCCTCGAGCGTTTCCCCCAGGTGATCAACATTCACCATTCATTTCTGCCTGCGTTCAAGGGCGCTCAGCCGTACCACCGCGCCTGGGACCGTGGGGTCAAGCTCATCGGCGCGACGGCCCATTACGTCACTGAAGATCTTGATGACGGACCGATCATTGAGCAAACCACCGTTCCCGTCAGCCACCGGGACGAGGTGGAGGATTTGATCCGTAAGGGCCGTGACACGGAACGTCTTGCCTTGGCGCGGGCCCTTCGCCTGCATCTGCGCCGTCAGGTGATGGTGTATCGCGGGCGTACGGCTGTTTTTGCATGA
- the psbQ gene encoding photosystem II protein PsbQ has translation MLKALSRLAAFCLCVALSLGLMAPAAVNAAGISPDDLGVIRRQAAAFEDAKSRLPDLARLVSEKDWVFTRNLLHGPMQEVSREMLYINQRLDKSERKEATKVARSLKEALADLDEAARLQDFSRLQKSYSAVAAGFDAYSDLIPAEAFS, from the coding sequence ATGCTGAAGGCTCTGAGCCGCCTTGCCGCGTTCTGCCTCTGCGTCGCTTTGAGCCTGGGTCTTATGGCCCCGGCTGCTGTCAATGCTGCCGGCATCAGTCCTGACGATCTGGGCGTGATCCGCCGCCAAGCCGCAGCCTTTGAAGACGCAAAATCCCGTCTCCCTGATCTGGCCCGGCTGGTCAGCGAAAAGGATTGGGTCTTCACCCGCAACCTTCTGCATGGCCCCATGCAGGAAGTGAGCCGTGAAATGCTCTACATCAATCAGCGCCTCGACAAGAGCGAGCGCAAGGAGGCCACCAAGGTGGCCCGCTCCTTGAAAGAAGCTCTGGCTGATCTGGATGAAGCCGCACGCCTGCAGGACTTCAGCCGCCTGCAGAAGTCCTACAGCGCAGTAGCTGCCGGCTTTGATGCCTACAGCGATCTGATCCCTGCTGAGGCCTTCAGCTGA
- a CDS encoding FAD-dependent oxidoreductase: MIGAGAIGLGTAWHLSQQGHDVSLYDPRLNKPVHREGSANDLSGTSASLGVLMGHVFRRSSGRGWRLRRRSMELWPQWIETLQAHEPELKLHPGLLQIAEDERTAERMESLAAQRVDLGLHMVSNADLAAIWPTASHGGLHSRHDGRVDPLLLQLALRQALAVQSVALNATAVVRLERNDNHWRVHRTDGDSSVHDLVVLSTALCSDALLEPLGHARPMTPVLGQALSLQLTTDPTAWSNWPSVLVDQGFNLIPTAPGQLLLGATVEPGDRASEDPLTLMRSLNERAPEWLSSATVVGHWSGLRARPVDRPAPLLEELEPGLILASGHYRNGVLLTPGTAEWVAAAVQQA, translated from the coding sequence GTGATTGGTGCCGGGGCCATCGGCCTCGGCACCGCCTGGCATCTGTCCCAGCAAGGGCACGATGTTTCCCTTTACGACCCTCGCCTGAACAAACCCGTTCATCGCGAGGGATCAGCAAACGATCTCAGTGGAACATCGGCATCCCTCGGGGTGCTGATGGGTCACGTGTTTCGCCGCAGCAGCGGACGAGGCTGGAGGCTGCGCCGCCGGAGCATGGAGCTCTGGCCGCAGTGGATCGAAACGCTGCAGGCTCACGAGCCTGAGCTCAAGCTCCACCCAGGCCTGCTGCAAATCGCCGAGGACGAACGAACGGCTGAGCGGATGGAGTCGCTGGCCGCCCAGCGCGTTGACCTGGGGCTACACATGGTGTCCAACGCCGATCTAGCAGCGATCTGGCCGACGGCCAGCCACGGTGGCCTCCACTCTCGTCACGACGGTCGGGTGGATCCACTGCTGCTGCAACTGGCCCTTCGGCAGGCGCTGGCAGTGCAAAGTGTGGCGCTGAATGCCACGGCGGTGGTCCGTCTGGAGCGCAACGACAACCACTGGCGTGTGCATCGAACCGACGGAGACAGCTCCGTTCACGACCTTGTGGTGCTCTCCACAGCACTGTGCTCGGATGCCTTGCTGGAACCCCTGGGCCATGCCCGACCGATGACACCGGTGTTGGGCCAGGCCCTGTCGCTCCAACTGACAACGGATCCGACGGCGTGGAGCAACTGGCCCTCGGTGCTGGTGGATCAGGGCTTCAACCTGATTCCCACCGCACCCGGACAGTTGCTGCTCGGGGCCACCGTGGAACCGGGCGATCGCGCTTCAGAGGATCCTCTGACTCTGATGCGCAGCCTGAATGAGCGCGCACCGGAGTGGCTGAGCTCAGCCACGGTGGTTGGCCACTGGAGCGGACTGCGAGCCCGGCCCGTGGATCGCCCGGCCCCTCTGCTGGAAGAGCTGGAACCTGGGTTGATCCTTGCCAGTGGGCACTACCGCAACGGCGTTCTGCTCACGCCTGGCACCGCTGAGTGGGTCGCCGCTGCCGTTCAACAGGCATAA